A region of the Bryobacteraceae bacterium genome:
CCCGGCGCGTTTCAGGCGCGGCCTGAGCTGTTCGGGGAAGTCCGCCGCCTTTGAGCGGTCCGGATGGCGCAGATTCATTTGAGGTCCGCGGTCCGGCTGGAGCGGAATGTACATGCCGCCGGTCTGCTCGAGCACGCGCCAGAGCCGGGCCCGCAGCTCCTCGGCCGTGCGCCGGTGCGCGGGGTCGAAGATGAGGTTCCGGCTCTCGATCGGGTCTTCTTCAAGGTCGTAGAGTTCGTCGATGTCCCACAGCCCGTGGACGCGCACGAACTTGTGGCGGCGCGTGCGGAGCGCGTGGACCGTGGGCGTCTGTGGGAAGTTCCGTTCCCAGTAATACTCGTAGAGCAGCTCTTCCCGCCATGGGACGCTTTCGCCGCGCGCCAGCCGGAGCCAGCTTGTGCCGTCGAGGCCCTGCGGCGGCGTCACGCCGCAGGCTTCGAGCACGGTGGGCATGATGTCCAGGTTGGCGACCATTTCGTTGACGGCGGTGCCCGCGCGGAACAGCTCCGGACAACGCGCCAGCAGGGGGACGCGCATGGACTCCTCATACGCGGTGCGCTTGTCGATGAGGCCGTGCTCGCCGAAGGCGAAGCCGTTGTCGCCCATGTAAATCAGGAGCGTCGAATCGAGCTCGCCGCGCGCTTTCAGCGCATCCAGCACGCGGCCGATGCTTTCGTCGACGCCCATCAGCGTCTCGGCATACCGCTTGTAGTATTCGCCGATGTCGAGATCCGAGTGGTAGGGATATTCGACGCCATGCCAGGAATTGCGCTGGTTCTGGACCCACATGGGGCGGCCCTGCGCATATTCACCGGTGGCAGCCATGGTCTTCGGATAGACGAACTGCGCGTCCCGGTACATGCCCTTGTGGCGCGGGGCGGGCTCGAACTCGGCATGGACGGCCTTGTGGGAAAGGTAGAGAAAATAAGGCTGATTTTTTGGCAATGAATCCAGCCATTCCATCGCATAATCAGT
Encoded here:
- a CDS encoding acetylglucosamine-6-sulfatase; translated protein: MLTRRGLLAGAPAILRGTAQAARRRNVIFILSDDHRWDAMGFMKAQPWLRTPQMDRLAAEGVHFRNAFVTTALCSPSRATILTGVYAHRHRIVDNNTAIPQGTVFFPSYLQKAGYKTAFIGKWHMGHEGDDPQPGFDHWISFRGQGTYNPSASGLNINGKKVPQKGYITDELTDYAMEWLDSLPKNQPYFLYLSHKAVHAEFEPAPRHKGMYRDAQFVYPKTMAATGEYAQGRPMWVQNQRNSWHGVEYPYHSDLDIGEYYKRYAETLMGVDESIGRVLDALKARGELDSTLLIYMGDNGFAFGEHGLIDKRTAYEESMRVPLLARCPELFRAGTAVNEMVANLDIMPTVLEACGVTPPQGLDGTSWLRLARGESVPWREELLYEYYWERNFPQTPTVHALRTRRHKFVRVHGLWDIDELYDLEEDPIESRNLIFDPAHRRTAEELRARLWRVLEQTGGMYIPLQPDRGPQMNLRHPDRSKAADFPEQLRPRLKRAGPVHR